The following proteins are co-located in the Rippkaea orientalis PCC 8801 genome:
- a CDS encoding DUF4231 domain-containing protein, producing MIEEKPPKKPVKYRDQLKQEMIVLIDQTSLSELQKQFMKARWLDQVLWLEGRAETFRNRYYRLRMITIIGGVIVPALVTASSDNIRAQMVINWSTWIVSQAVAISAAVEEFFHYGERHRHYRNTAESMKIEGWQFFQLSGSYRNAKSHSDVYQDFAQRVEMIIQRDVEGYFSEVIPEKKPSETEAKSNTELDELLYPIKSPELEKK from the coding sequence CTTAAGCAAGAGATGATTGTACTGATTGATCAAACATCTTTATCAGAGTTACAGAAACAATTTATGAAAGCCCGTTGGCTTGATCAGGTGCTATGGTTAGAAGGACGGGCAGAAACCTTCAGAAACCGATACTATCGATTACGAATGATCACCATTATTGGTGGGGTAATTGTTCCTGCTTTAGTAACTGCTAGTAGCGATAATATTAGAGCCCAAATGGTTATTAACTGGTCTACTTGGATTGTTAGTCAAGCAGTCGCCATTAGTGCAGCCGTTGAAGAATTTTTTCATTATGGAGAACGCCATCGGCATTATCGTAACACAGCCGAATCGATGAAAATTGAGGGCTGGCAATTTTTTCAACTCAGTGGTTCCTATCGTAACGCCAAGAGTCACAGCGATGTCTATCAGGATTTTGCTCAACGGGTAGAAATGATTATTCAACGCGATGTCGAAGGCTATTTTAGCGAAGTTATCCCTGAGAAAAAACCCTCAGAAACAGAAGCTAAAAGTAATACTGAATTGGATGAATTACTTTACCCGATCAAATCCCCAGAATTGGAAAAAAAATAA
- a CDS encoding dienelactone hydrolase family protein, with protein MQIKRHNTSLLVDDNAMRVYVASPDQEGEYPGILFYSDIYQLGSPITRLVDHLAGYGFVVAAPEIYHRLLPMGTVIDPDDLGRMKGNEAARKTALAEFDRDAYAVIDFLIQQETVAKDKIGTIGFCIGGHLAFRAAFNSQVKGSVCVYPTGIHSGKLGREKADSLERITEIQGQVLLIFGTLDPHIPQSGRTLILDTLKQANIPHQVITYEANHTFMRDDGYRFDPVATDLAWQEITQFLSVIFSD; from the coding sequence ATGCAGATTAAACGACACAATACAAGTCTTCTGGTTGATGATAACGCGATGAGAGTTTATGTGGCTAGTCCTGATCAAGAAGGTGAGTATCCAGGGATTTTATTTTATTCAGATATCTATCAATTAGGATCTCCGATAACTCGACTGGTGGATCATTTAGCGGGTTATGGGTTTGTGGTAGCTGCCCCTGAAATTTATCATCGTTTATTGCCCATGGGAACGGTTATTGACCCCGATGATTTAGGACGAATGAAAGGGAATGAAGCTGCTCGAAAAACGGCGTTAGCGGAGTTTGATCGAGATGCCTATGCTGTTATTGATTTTCTGATTCAACAGGAAACCGTTGCTAAGGACAAGATTGGAACCATTGGGTTTTGTATTGGGGGTCATTTAGCCTTTCGCGCAGCTTTTAATTCTCAAGTCAAGGGCTCGGTTTGTGTTTATCCAACGGGGATTCATAGTGGCAAATTGGGTCGAGAAAAAGCGGATTCTTTAGAAAGAATCACAGAAATACAAGGTCAAGTTTTGCTGATTTTTGGCACATTAGATCCCCATATTCCTCAAAGCGGAAGGACATTAATTCTTGATACTCTTAAACAAGCTAATATCCCTCATCAAGTGATTACCTATGAGGCGAATCATACTTTTATGCGCGATGATGGCTATCGATTTGATCCTGTGGCTACCGATTTAGCTTGGCAAGAAATTACTCAGTTTTTGAGCGTGATCTTTTCTGACTAA